From Nematostella vectensis chromosome 14, jaNemVect1.1, whole genome shotgun sequence, a single genomic window includes:
- the LOC116614937 gene encoding uncharacterized protein LOC116614937 isoform X1: protein MPFIHNQLLFTLYLSDPRTMPRKRNNNFPIGTYAKKKRAVLEELCEEKVHALLEVKIQQQKIRRLKEKGHVLRQTAENTNTGIQTPPSTKRQLRVLTPTSLENPMITPRESRRRRVNTIEAAAKIHGATKSNIKPALDGLFDTLQGKCKTSELGDYVLKDEELAGYIVKQIQKKEKHTFHNSARNILRSIAAYYSAGVMGKRKYQAVRLATSMTCSKRKRGGRTSIKYMGSLDIPKLLTYNTLVKEINAIDIGNVQSVQVFALDNEDSTTRGCFRDLREYLPRLAKHYLSGTDNLKWFGETEGTFKVAFGGDGCPFGKFETACSFLVSFLNTGKKVASSSDNFLVFGANCEETSSLVKKYVLSIYKQISDIEGTLYEIDGFHVSFQFAELPNDMKMLAMLAGELSNAATYFSSFANVSSADSGNLQGRFGTDEECKWKPWSYNQRNEVASKVKALKAKLENQTLCQQTKRSKVTDFISKQKSRQEFQPMLGKFIDKAHVEPLHLKNNAWQYFFRSVLKEALGKTCLLPSHKTFEEIPPDSCFARVINALQHEVKTKRLAKRVRQWYNETQGKKGDLQYRFTGKESRLFCHNFMRLLKYLSSEEDTPKQKKTVLALVYIGIRLRDCCSIFNRLDINEQDIAKLEVAAIEYCHANKLFLPYTINPTIWTLGHVLPVHARDVFSKYQQGLLTVTMEGREAKHIALQRLSHNTTYQSRWQEIFRHEFIMLVWLPEQGHQPCSYTESKDVYIPERVNDPAYCYCGLLKASPANTHCCFCGDKLMTLIHESVVNKKYSPGLSM, encoded by the exons ATGCCCTTCATACATAATCAGCTGCTGTTCACTCTGTATCTTAGTGATCCCCGTACAATGCCTCGGAAGCGCAACAATAATTTTCCTATCGGCACGTACGCGAAGAAGAAGAGGGCAGTTCTTGAAGAATTATGCGAGGAAAAAGTCCATGCACTTTTGGAAGTCAAGATCCAACAGCAGAAGATCCGCAGACTGAAGGAAAAG GGACATGTTCTGAGACAAACAGCCGAGAACACAAACACGGGAATTCAAACACCCCCAAGTACTAAg aggcaACTTCGAGTGTTGACACCAACTTCATTGGAAAATCCTATGATAACACCTAGGGAGTCTAGAAGGAGGAGAGTCAATACAATCGAAGCTGCAGCAAAAATCCATGGGGCAACAAAGAGCAACATCAAACCAGCATTGGATGGGCTTTTTGACACTCTTCAAGGAAAGTGCAAAACCAGTGAGTTAGGGGACTATGTCCTAAAGGACGAAGAGCTTGCAGGTTATATAGTTAAACAAAttcaaaaaaaagaaaaacatacttttcataattCAGCACGCAATATTTTGAGAAGTATCGCTGCATACTATAGTGCTGGAGTAATGGGCAAGAGAAAGTATCAGGCAGTAAGGCTTGCCACCTCAATGACATGTAGTAAAAGGAAAAGGGGTGGGAGAACTAGCATTAAGTATATGGGTAGTCTAGATATTCCAAAACTACTCACTTACAATACTCTGGTTAAAGAAATTAATGCTATTGATATAGGCAATGTTCAGTCAGTGCAAGTCTTTGCATTAGATAATGAAGATAGCACTACTCGTGGATGCTTTCGAGACTTACGAGAATACTTACCAAGATTAGCTAAGCATTATCTATCTGGTACAGATAATCTTAAGTGGTTTGGAGAAACAGAGGGGACTTTTAAGGTTGCCTTTGGGGGAGATGGCTGCCCATTTGGGAAATTTGAAACTGCATGCTCCTTTTTAGTGAGCTTCCTCAACACTGGAAAGAAAGTAGCCTCTAGCAGTGAtaactttttagtttttggggCTAACTGTGAGGAAACATCTTCCCTTGTTAAAAAATATGTGCTGTCAATATACAAGCAAATATCAGATATTGAAGGCACATTGTATGAAATAGATGGCTTTCATGTGTCATTTCAATTTGCTGAGCTCCCAAATGATATGAAAATGCTTGCAATGCTTGCTGGAGAGCTCTCAAATGCTGCTACTTACTTTTCATCCTTTGCTAACGTAAGCTCAGCTGATAGTGGCAACCTTCAAGGCAGATTTGGTACTGACGAAGAATGTAAATGGAAACCGTGGAGCTACAACCAAAGGAATGAAGTGGCTAGTAAAGTTAAAGCACTCAAAGCTAAGCTCGAAAACCAAACTCTCTGTCAACAGACAAAAAGGTCTAAAGTTACAGATTTCATTTCCAAACAAAAGAGCCGCCAAGAATTTCAACCCATGCTAGGCAAGTTTATTGACAAAGCACACGTTGAGCCTCTCCATCTCAAAAACAATGCCTGGCAGTACTTCTTTAGATCTGTCTTAAAAGAAGCATTAGGAAAAACCTGCTTACTACCATCTCATAAAACCTTTGAAGAAATACCACCAGACAGTTGTTTTGCTAGAGTTATTAATGCACTTCAACATGAAGTAAAGACCAAACGGCTAGCTAAAAGAGTAAGGCAATGGTATAATGAAACCCAAGGCAAAAAAGGAGATCTACAATATAGATTTACAGGCAAAGAATCTCGTCTTTTTTGTCATAACTTCATGCGACTGTTGAAGTATCTAAGCAGTGAGGAAGATACtcccaagcaaaaaaaaactgtcttGGCACTAGTTTATATAGGTATCAGGTTAAGAGACTGCTGCTCTATTTTCAACCGCCTTGATATCAATGAACAAGATATTGCAAAGCTAGAAGTTGCTGCCATTGAGTATTGCCATGCAAACAAATTGTTTCTTCCCTACACCATCAACCCAACTATATGGACTCTAGGTCATGTACTTCCCGTGCATGCTAGAGATGTATTTTCAAAGTACCAGCAGGGACTCCTAACAGTGACAATGGAAGGTAGGGAGGCAAAACATATCGCATTGCAGAGGTTAAGTCACAACACTACATACCAGTCTAGGTGGCAAGAAATCTTTAGGCATGAATTTATTATGCTAGTCTGGCTGCCTGAGCAAGGCCATCAGCCCTGCTCTTACACAGAAAGCAAAGATGTTTATATCCCAGAAAGAGTCAATGATCCAGCTTATTGCTACTGTGGCCTGCTGAAAGCTTCCCCAGCAAACACTCATTGCTGTTTCTGTGGGGACAAACTAATGACCCTAATCCATGAGAGTGTAGTAAATAAGAAGTACAGCCCAGGCTTGTCAATGTAA
- the LOC116614937 gene encoding uncharacterized protein LOC116614937 isoform X2, which produces MPRKRNNNFPIGTYAKKKRAVLEELCEEKVHALLEVKIQQQKIRRLKEKGHVLRQTAENTNTGIQTPPSTKRQLRVLTPTSLENPMITPRESRRRRVNTIEAAAKIHGATKSNIKPALDGLFDTLQGKCKTSELGDYVLKDEELAGYIVKQIQKKEKHTFHNSARNILRSIAAYYSAGVMGKRKYQAVRLATSMTCSKRKRGGRTSIKYMGSLDIPKLLTYNTLVKEINAIDIGNVQSVQVFALDNEDSTTRGCFRDLREYLPRLAKHYLSGTDNLKWFGETEGTFKVAFGGDGCPFGKFETACSFLVSFLNTGKKVASSSDNFLVFGANCEETSSLVKKYVLSIYKQISDIEGTLYEIDGFHVSFQFAELPNDMKMLAMLAGELSNAATYFSSFANVSSADSGNLQGRFGTDEECKWKPWSYNQRNEVASKVKALKAKLENQTLCQQTKRSKVTDFISKQKSRQEFQPMLGKFIDKAHVEPLHLKNNAWQYFFRSVLKEALGKTCLLPSHKTFEEIPPDSCFARVINALQHEVKTKRLAKRVRQWYNETQGKKGDLQYRFTGKESRLFCHNFMRLLKYLSSEEDTPKQKKTVLALVYIGIRLRDCCSIFNRLDINEQDIAKLEVAAIEYCHANKLFLPYTINPTIWTLGHVLPVHARDVFSKYQQGLLTVTMEGREAKHIALQRLSHNTTYQSRWQEIFRHEFIMLVWLPEQGHQPCSYTESKDVYIPERVNDPAYCYCGLLKASPANTHCCFCGDKLMTLIHESVVNKKYSPGLSM; this is translated from the exons ATGCCTCGGAAGCGCAACAATAATTTTCCTATCGGCACGTACGCGAAGAAGAAGAGGGCAGTTCTTGAAGAATTATGCGAGGAAAAAGTCCATGCACTTTTGGAAGTCAAGATCCAACAGCAGAAGATCCGCAGACTGAAGGAAAAG GGACATGTTCTGAGACAAACAGCCGAGAACACAAACACGGGAATTCAAACACCCCCAAGTACTAAg aggcaACTTCGAGTGTTGACACCAACTTCATTGGAAAATCCTATGATAACACCTAGGGAGTCTAGAAGGAGGAGAGTCAATACAATCGAAGCTGCAGCAAAAATCCATGGGGCAACAAAGAGCAACATCAAACCAGCATTGGATGGGCTTTTTGACACTCTTCAAGGAAAGTGCAAAACCAGTGAGTTAGGGGACTATGTCCTAAAGGACGAAGAGCTTGCAGGTTATATAGTTAAACAAAttcaaaaaaaagaaaaacatacttttcataattCAGCACGCAATATTTTGAGAAGTATCGCTGCATACTATAGTGCTGGAGTAATGGGCAAGAGAAAGTATCAGGCAGTAAGGCTTGCCACCTCAATGACATGTAGTAAAAGGAAAAGGGGTGGGAGAACTAGCATTAAGTATATGGGTAGTCTAGATATTCCAAAACTACTCACTTACAATACTCTGGTTAAAGAAATTAATGCTATTGATATAGGCAATGTTCAGTCAGTGCAAGTCTTTGCATTAGATAATGAAGATAGCACTACTCGTGGATGCTTTCGAGACTTACGAGAATACTTACCAAGATTAGCTAAGCATTATCTATCTGGTACAGATAATCTTAAGTGGTTTGGAGAAACAGAGGGGACTTTTAAGGTTGCCTTTGGGGGAGATGGCTGCCCATTTGGGAAATTTGAAACTGCATGCTCCTTTTTAGTGAGCTTCCTCAACACTGGAAAGAAAGTAGCCTCTAGCAGTGAtaactttttagtttttggggCTAACTGTGAGGAAACATCTTCCCTTGTTAAAAAATATGTGCTGTCAATATACAAGCAAATATCAGATATTGAAGGCACATTGTATGAAATAGATGGCTTTCATGTGTCATTTCAATTTGCTGAGCTCCCAAATGATATGAAAATGCTTGCAATGCTTGCTGGAGAGCTCTCAAATGCTGCTACTTACTTTTCATCCTTTGCTAACGTAAGCTCAGCTGATAGTGGCAACCTTCAAGGCAGATTTGGTACTGACGAAGAATGTAAATGGAAACCGTGGAGCTACAACCAAAGGAATGAAGTGGCTAGTAAAGTTAAAGCACTCAAAGCTAAGCTCGAAAACCAAACTCTCTGTCAACAGACAAAAAGGTCTAAAGTTACAGATTTCATTTCCAAACAAAAGAGCCGCCAAGAATTTCAACCCATGCTAGGCAAGTTTATTGACAAAGCACACGTTGAGCCTCTCCATCTCAAAAACAATGCCTGGCAGTACTTCTTTAGATCTGTCTTAAAAGAAGCATTAGGAAAAACCTGCTTACTACCATCTCATAAAACCTTTGAAGAAATACCACCAGACAGTTGTTTTGCTAGAGTTATTAATGCACTTCAACATGAAGTAAAGACCAAACGGCTAGCTAAAAGAGTAAGGCAATGGTATAATGAAACCCAAGGCAAAAAAGGAGATCTACAATATAGATTTACAGGCAAAGAATCTCGTCTTTTTTGTCATAACTTCATGCGACTGTTGAAGTATCTAAGCAGTGAGGAAGATACtcccaagcaaaaaaaaactgtcttGGCACTAGTTTATATAGGTATCAGGTTAAGAGACTGCTGCTCTATTTTCAACCGCCTTGATATCAATGAACAAGATATTGCAAAGCTAGAAGTTGCTGCCATTGAGTATTGCCATGCAAACAAATTGTTTCTTCCCTACACCATCAACCCAACTATATGGACTCTAGGTCATGTACTTCCCGTGCATGCTAGAGATGTATTTTCAAAGTACCAGCAGGGACTCCTAACAGTGACAATGGAAGGTAGGGAGGCAAAACATATCGCATTGCAGAGGTTAAGTCACAACACTACATACCAGTCTAGGTGGCAAGAAATCTTTAGGCATGAATTTATTATGCTAGTCTGGCTGCCTGAGCAAGGCCATCAGCCCTGCTCTTACACAGAAAGCAAAGATGTTTATATCCCAGAAAGAGTCAATGATCCAGCTTATTGCTACTGTGGCCTGCTGAAAGCTTCCCCAGCAAACACTCATTGCTGTTTCTGTGGGGACAAACTAATGACCCTAATCCATGAGAGTGTAGTAAATAAGAAGTACAGCCCAGGCTTGTCAATGTAA